The Cytobacillus oceanisediminis genomic interval TAACTATGAAAATCTAAGAAAACAAGAGTAAACAGCCGTTTTCGCTTCTTTTATTGAGGGAGTTTAGTTGAAGAATCGTCATTAGGTTTTTTTCAACAATCGGGCCATTTTCTTGAACAAGAGAAGGAATTATTTGTAAGAAAATCGAAGTTAATCAAAGATGTTATTTAGTTTAGCTTCGGACGTGCTACTTAACATTAAGGAGGAAATCGATTATGAGCGACACACAGACAATACGAGGGCTCACCACTGTCAGTTTTTGGACGGATGATCTAGCAGCGGCAAAGAAGTGGTACGCCAAGCTATTGAGCATTCAACCATACTTTGAACGTCCAGGATATGCCGAGTTTCGCCTCGGCGACTACCAGCACGAGCTGGGTCTGATCGATAGACGATTCGCGCCCGATGGTTCAGTTACCGGCCCAGCCGGTGCAGTAGTGTACTGGCACGTCGACAATGTAGAAGCAACTTTCAAGAAGCTGCTCTCTATGGGAGCAAAAGAGTACGAGGCACCCACAGAGCGCGGAGAGGGATTCATCACTGCTTCTGTGGTAGATCCTTTTGGGAACATCCTAGGCATTATGTACAATCAGCACTATTTGGAGGTTCTAGGTTCGACCAGAAAAGCGTGACCCCTGCCGTTGGCATTCACAGTCCACCTAGGCTTTGCAAGTTGCACTGTGGGGTAAAGCAATTATCTGTGCAGTGGCAGCAGACTCTCTTTTATATATATGACTTCATTAATATAAAGCCAAATTTTTCTCTGTTATTCATTTTGGTATGGGCGTTTATAAGTGTTGGGATAGAGCGAATCTCTGAGTACATAGGGA includes:
- a CDS encoding VOC family protein, whose product is MSDTQTIRGLTTVSFWTDDLAAAKKWYAKLLSIQPYFERPGYAEFRLGDYQHELGLIDRRFAPDGSVTGPAGAVVYWHVDNVEATFKKLLSMGAKEYEAPTERGEGFITASVVDPFGNILGIMYNQHYLEVLGSTRKA